Proteins from one Eriocheir sinensis breed Jianghai 21 chromosome 27, ASM2467909v1, whole genome shotgun sequence genomic window:
- the LOC127003969 gene encoding zinc finger MYM-type protein 6-like: protein MKAQISTTKQLALVARVLDDDTKTVQDIFLHLIDVAEATADSLFKTIHSFFEKHQIPFRNMIGFAGDNAAVMMGNYNGLKAKLQQVSPNLFVLGCICHSLHLCCSSACLKLPKVIEDLCRDIYNYICHSPKHMNEFQQFQEFVNIQPHRILRPSQTRWLSVQCVVDRILEQWNALVLYFQGAALEDHLESAEKIYGALVNPVYKLYFSFLSHILPVVTKMNKEFQSEGV, encoded by the coding sequence ATGAAAGCACAGATATCAACTACAAAGCAACTCGCTTTGGTTGCTAGGGTTCTAGATGATGACACAAAGACTGTGCAGGATATATTTCTCCACCTAATTGATGTGGCTGAAGCTACTGCAGATTCTTTGTTTAAAACCATTCATTCCTTTTTTGAAAAGCATCAGATTCCATTTAGGAACATGATTGGTTTTGCTGGAGACAATGCAGCTGTCATGATGGGTAACTATAATGGTTTAAAAGCAAAACTCCAGCAGGTGTCTCCTAATTTATTTGTTCTTGGCTGCATATGTCATTCTTTGCATCTTTGTTGTTCATCTGCTTGTTTGAAGCTCCCTAAAGTTATTGAAGACTTGTGCAGAGACATATATAATTATATCTGTCATAGCCCTAAGCATATGAATGAATTCCAACAGTTCCAGGAATTCGTGAACATACAGCCACACAGGATTTTACGTCCAAGTCAGACTCGCTGGTTGTCTGTTCAGTGTGTGGTAGACAGAATTCTGGAGCAGTGGAATGCTCTTGTTTTGTATTTTCAAGGTGCTGCTCTGGAAGACCACTTAGAGTCTGCTGAGAAAATCTATGGAGCATTGGTGAATCCAGTGTATAAACTGTATTTCAGTTTTCTAAGCCATATTCTACCTGTCGTAACCAAAATGAACAAGGAATTCCAGAGTGAAGGTGTTTAA